From one Bradyrhizobium sp. Ash2021 genomic stretch:
- a CDS encoding DUF1259 domain-containing protein produces the protein MKYPLTPLALGVALLLSLPARAADIDWKKVDAALGKTAAVGGEVHRYGLPRSDLHVTLDGVSIKPALALGGWVAFAPMHGEAMLMGDLVLLETEITPVMTKLLESGLDITAIHNHILRAAPATFYMHVAGHGDPEKMAASIRSALSSASKTPFDSPATTAGPAPAIDLDTAKIDAVMGAKGTANGGVYQFGIPRREPATEGAMQVNAALGGANAINFQPTSNGKAAITGDFLVTGNEVNPLIRALRAGDIEVTAIHSHMLDENPRMFFIHFWADDDALKLAHGVRAALDKTAVAQR, from the coding sequence ATGAAATATCCCCTCACCCCGCTCGCGCTCGGCGTGGCGCTGCTGCTGTCCTTGCCCGCCCGCGCCGCCGACATCGACTGGAAGAAGGTCGACGCCGCCCTGGGCAAGACCGCGGCCGTCGGCGGCGAAGTTCACCGCTACGGCCTGCCGCGATCCGACCTGCACGTCACGCTGGACGGCGTCTCGATCAAGCCGGCATTGGCGCTGGGCGGATGGGTGGCGTTCGCGCCGATGCACGGCGAGGCCATGCTGATGGGCGACCTCGTGCTGCTTGAGACGGAAATTACGCCGGTCATGACCAAGCTATTGGAAAGCGGGCTGGATATCACCGCGATCCACAATCACATTCTTCGCGCCGCTCCCGCGACGTTCTACATGCATGTCGCCGGCCACGGCGACCCAGAGAAAATGGCAGCGTCGATCCGTTCGGCGCTTTCATCGGCAAGCAAGACGCCGTTCGACTCGCCGGCGACGACCGCAGGCCCGGCTCCGGCCATCGATCTCGACACCGCGAAGATCGACGCGGTCATGGGCGCGAAGGGAACGGCCAATGGCGGCGTCTACCAGTTCGGCATTCCCCGACGCGAGCCGGCTACCGAAGGCGCCATGCAGGTCAACGCCGCGCTTGGCGGCGCCAACGCCATCAACTTTCAGCCGACCAGCAACGGCAAAGCCGCGATCACCGGCGATTTCCTGGTCACGGGCAATGAGGTCAATCCGCTGATCCGGGCGCTGCGCGCCGGCGATATCGAAGTGACCGCGATCCACAGCCACATGCTCGACGAAAACCCGCGGATGTTCTTCATCCATTTTTGGGCTGATGACGACGCCCTGAAACTGGCGCACGGGGTCCGCGCGGCGCTCGACAAGACCGCGGTTGCGCAGCGCTGA